A segment of the Lolium perenne isolate Kyuss_39 chromosome 3, Kyuss_2.0, whole genome shotgun sequence genome:
AAGACTGTGTAGAAAGAGTACACTGCAGTGCGACATAACTACCTACAGATGTCCATTGTGAATATTGTTGTATATAAACATGTGGACACAGAAAATTATATTGGCGCATTAGTGAGACAGTAGGCAGTTCATGCTCTAAATCTTGAAAACTGAGAACATGATATCTGCAGTTATCAGTCAGCACCAATGCCACTTTTCCATTTATGTACAGTTGCAATATAGTACATATGGAGCAATATATAATGTTCATGACATGCCTTAAATAAGATATAACTATTATAGCCATGGTTAGTGGATCACTTtcagaaaacaaaaacaaaaaaaaaaaaaaaaccatggTTAGTAGGTGGGTTGATGAAAGCTGAAATAGCAGTTTAGTCGTTTATTTCTTCCAGGTGCAGATACTCTCCTGTACAGAAGTATTAACTATGATTTAACAAGGTACAAAGTGACCAGTTCCAGCAAAACTAGTTAATACACTCTGACCATACACCATCAACAAAAAAACTGAGCTTCTCTCGAATGCCTTACCTGCCAGTTAGGTGGAAAAGTAGGAGAATTCACTGCAAGTTTGCTGGACAGCTTTCTTTTCAGGCCCTCGATTTCTGTAGAATCCCAGATACGTAAGCAAACACATGATAGTTTCATGTACAAGGAACATGATAGAAAAGTGGAGCAACAAAAACGACCATTTTCTCCAGGCTTCAACCGTCCACCAGGGAGTTTGCAAAATGTATTCCCAATTTGCAGCAGCAGAATGTGGGGGTGATTGTGCTCTTGCACCTGCATAGGATAACATGAGTAAATATTTCAGTTTGTTTGCCAGATCACGAAGCCCACTGACCAATTGCTATTGCATGAAGTTGCCAGCAATTAGATGTTTCGAAGCATAAAAATGCATACGAACATGATTATGAGATAGAAGAACAGAAACATACCAACAGGATTGCTTCAACGCTTGTCCTCATTCCTTCTTTCATGTAGCTGCCATTTGACAAAGTAATTAGTAAGTCGATCAATTTGACAGAACAAGGTTGAGAAACATGTCTAGCGAAGGAGACAAACTGTTCACAGGATACCTAAAAGGCAAAGCACAATGCACATCTATATTGCAGTCAACAGAAGAAACATCAAAGCTTCCATATCTACTTTCCTTTGACACATATGGATTTGACATTCCAGGCCAGTCTACCAACAAATTATCATGTAAAACTACTAGTTATACAACACACCATAATTACTAGTTACCTGCTTAGGAAAAAAGACGGATCTGCCAGGCACAATAAGTATCGTAGTTTGCCTGCTACACACATCTAGTGAAGGAGCTCCATACATAAAGTAATACTAACAAGATGGAATAGTCGACCTAATAAACTAGATTGCTCATGCATTTCATTTCAAGCCAGCGCCAGCATACAACCCTCAATATAAAGCCaataaacaagaaaaaaaaaacatgtatTCAGAACTAGGTTTTCATGAAGCAATTCCCACCAGAACCTAAATCTGCGCTAAATCTTAATGGCAGTACCATTCATAAATTCGACTAAAATGTGCAACTGTTCATCTGTGCTCGCAACAATGTTCCCTATTACTCTCCGAAAAACAGCTCTGGTCATGAATTCGGGACTAACTTCCAAGATCTTCAACCCCTTAAAAAACGCGGAATGATCTGAGCTCTCAGGTTTAGGGTTCCCGGTGAGAGAAGGACACCGAGGGCCCGGATCAGGGAGGCTGGTGTGAGGCGGGGACGACTTACTTGACCTTCATGCGGGCGAGGCGGTCGGCGACGGAGGTGTCCTTCTCCATCTTGGGCTCCTTGGTGCCGAACGTGTAGTTGGCGAGTGGGTACACGTTCaccaccgacgacgacgacgaggcgctcaccatctccgacgacgacgacgacggtacGCCGGGCTCTCGCTCCTCCTTCTTGGGGATCCGGTGGtcgccggaggtggtggtggcggcggcggcggcggaggcgaggcTAGTGGTGGGCTTTCGCTCGTGTCAGGCCGGTTTGATGACTGAGAGTTGCCGACGGAAGAAGGAACAGACACGGGCTTCATACTCCTGGTCCATGTAGACTCGAGGCCCATTGGGCCATTGATGACTGATGTGCTTGCTCAGCTGAAAACTtataaaaaagaaataaaaagctAATATAACCCCTAAAAGCTTTTAATAAAAAGTTaaattatttcaaaaaaaaaagttaaaTTGTTTGTTTTTTCGACGACATCCAACGTCGTTTCAACTAGGGTGTGATTGGTGCGTTCCATGTCCCATAGAGGCCCTAGATGAATTAAATGCTGAATTGGATGGTCAGTCGATATCGtagatgtaaatatatttttctaaatatttggtcaagttagtaaagtttgacttttgaccagtcCTTAGACatcttatattttgggacggagagAGTAGTAGTTTAGGAACCGTTGAATCGGATGTTTCCGTGGGATCATACCTATTGGTGTGAGAAGTGGAAATAATAGATTACAGCCTATTTCAACCCTAAAAAAGCGTGTCTAGCTTGGGCCAATCAGGTGTAGACAAAAAAAATATAGTGCAGATTGCCGCGAGCACATATAAAAAAGGATCAGTAATAGTTCATATCTAACAATGGTGGCCGAGCGACAAAAGATCATCTTGGACGAAATGGTTGACTTTGTAAAGTCAAAGTTCAAGGTAGGTGTTGATGCCGGTGGCGAGATGGACAAGCTGCACAAGGCCAACAACACCAAAGTCACATTGGAGGGAGCTCGAAGATGAGAGGAAGAGCATGCCCTTCTACAATGTCAAGGATGAGTAGTGATGACCATCCCGGACAAGGCATTTCTGAACCCAGGTGTAGATGCTCTTGATTTAATAAAAAATTCGAAACAAATagcaaaaaaaatttaaaaaatctgaATTTTTTGGAAAATGAACATGAACACTTGTTCTAACTTTACACCAAAAATCTCCAGAAAAAGACTTACGTACTGAtctgtgcaaaaaagacaaattgaaGTGATGTAAGAAACAAATCTAGACGTTCTAAACAGCACCGTATTTTAGCTTTTTTGCACAAACCACTATAGATGTCTTTTCTCGGAAATTTTTGGTGTGCAGTTAGAACACTTGTTCATGTTCATTGTCCAAAAATATTAgattttttaaaattattttactatttgttttgatttttttattaaaCCAGGAGCATCTACACCCCAGTTCAGATTTGGTTTTTCGTGACCATCCATGCTTCATCAAGACCACAGATATATACCCAATAACTCAATGAGGCCGGGAACACGGCAAAATTCTTGATGGTAGCATGAAAAGCCAGAGTCAGACTCTGGTGTCCAAAACGGACTCCTAGATTTTATTCTTGATGTAACGCACAGACATTTATGCTAGTGCCTAAAAACAAAAAAAGCTTCCCTGACTTTAgaaaacttttttttttcgacGACATCCTGCAACTAGGGTGTGATTGGTGAGCTCCATGCCCCATAGAGGCCCCCTCtatgtcggggggatgacccctgGTAGGCTAAGGGTACGGCCAAATTGCCAAGTTAAGTGCCTAAATACCGGCTTACTTGGGTAAGCCGGATAATCATGTTTTGCTGGTAAAGATGGTGTTGACCAGATTAAAGATCAACCAGCTTAGCGAAGCCAGAATACCGGTATAACCATACAGGCTTAAAGGGAACCAGCATACTTTCAGCCGGTAGTATCAAGATATACCAGGTCATGCAAAGTTGGTTGGTCGAAGGATGAAGACCCGACATACCTTGGTGGAATCAGTATAGGGGTCCGACATAGGACCAACGGTCATGTGCCTGCCCCCAAAGTCCACGATCAGGTCATGTCGCTACAATCACGAAGCAGTACAGAAGAATATCATCATGAAGGCAGGGGCGGGAGTAGGTGTACACTTTCTGTCCTTAGATTGGGCCTTTGGCCCATGCTAGGGTATCCCCtttaaacccccccccccccccgacacCCCACACACAGTATATATATAAGGGAAGGCAGGGTTCCCTTGCATGGGAGGGACCTCTCTCTCATTCTCTATGTATCTCATCGTCTACCACTAGCGAACAGCGCGAGGTGCGTCATTGTTGTGAGGTTTCCACCTCGATTCATCTATGCAGCTCAGACAagcaggagtaggggttttacctcctcacgagggccctgaacctgggtaaacccTTGTATTCGTGTCTGTCTATTCTTTCTTCCGTCCACCCTCATCTAGATCCATCGGCGTACATCAACCCcatcttaagccatcccatgacaTCTGTCTGTTTACTAGGGCAACACTCTAGATGAAATAAACGGCTAATTGGATGGTCGGTCGATATCTGTGTGTTGTGCCCTTCCTGCTGCTAATAGAAGTTTCAGGAACCTTCGAATCGGTGTGAGAAGCAGAAATAGCGTGTGTGGGAGCTTATCCGAGGAGACCTCAAAATTTTCTGGGTTTTGCGACAAAGCTCATTCTCACCTCCTCGATTTGGTCACCTCCGACCATTTGCTCTTAGCAAAAACTCCATTTTTCCTATCGACCGCAGTGGCAAGGACTGGAATCTACCCCCACCGGCTGGTTCCTTATCCTGGCACTGGACATAGCCATTGTCTCTCGCAGCAGCTCATCTCCTTCGTCTCCAAGATATGATTTGTGGCGTCGTGTCCAGACGCGCATGTTACAATGATGGCACAATCATTATATTTTATATGCCCTTAGACTACCATGGGCGGCTACTTCGGGAATGGAAGGACATAACCCACTAGGATACAAGACTAGAAAAAATGCATCGAATCGATAGCAATAAGCCTTTTTTGAAGGGGTTCATTTACAGAACGCCTGGAAATTCTACTCGGAGCAGGAGATTCAATTAAGCGAGATTCTGAAGCCATAGATTCGCCTCTTCCATCAATAGGTGCAAACCTTTTCCGCTTTGGGTCTTAAGTGAATGAAAGGGTGGGTTAAAAAACCATGGCCAGCCCCCCTCAAGAAATATCGCCCGTAAAAACAAATGTTTTCTTTGCGTCCAAAAAATCAAGCAACAAAACAACTTTCAGCACATTGGGAAACTAGCTAGGTAAGTGAATCATCTAACAGTATTTTTTGTTGATTTAACATGAAAAATATAATCATACAACTTGGAGGAGTTTTCTTGTTGATATCACATGActaattaatatattccctttatcgaaaaaatcacATGACTAATTCTACCCGGTGGTGAAGGAGATAATGAAGGAAGGATGTGCAACCGCATTAGTCAGTAATAGCAATGACAATGAGACGTCCCTTTATAGAACAGTTGATTACTTCCCCAGTTCCACATTAGCAGTTGCTGATTTAGTACAGTCGGTAATAAATAATATGTAACTGTGGGAGAATCATTTTTTATGATGTGTTCTTTGAGTGTGTTTTAAATCCAAGATTAaataaaatttctttctttttttgcAAATTTTTTGCCGATCTTTTAACAGTCATCACCAGTAGTACAATTAGGTATTTGGACCACCTAGTGACGACTACAAACACTAGCGCGAGCGAAGGCATGCCGTCGTCCTTGCCCCTCCATCACTGGAGCCATAcaaagcttgttgtagtagagcttgttgtagtcgaCAGACGGAAAGTCGCCATGAGGCCTTAAAGGACCAGCACACCACCAGAGGAGCAACCATCGCTAATTATGACAACTGTAGATAAGAAGAGACTGACCAGAAACCATACAAACCTACTAGATCTCGAAAAATCTATTGGGCACACGAATCCACGTGCCCTCCCCAGTGCTAGACGCACTAACGGAACGAGGATAGGCCGGGGTAGATCTTATTCTGACTTCAAGATGCAACCACCGCTTCACTATCTCGAAGAAGACACTAGGAAAATAGAAAACCCTCAGACGGCGAGGGGTCGTGTTCCCCCACACATCCAATACCCTAAGGCCACCGGAGATGGGATGGAGACCGCCAACGTCGCCAGCAAGGGGAGGGGAGAACCCTAGATGGGTTTAGAGTCGCCTCAATAATCACCTGTCCTATGGCATGCCAGTTCGGTCGTCCATACGCAAGGATTTAAATGCTTACTTTTCAAAACAAAATGTCATCAAATTTCTATCTGCCGTGTCTTTTTTCTCGACCCTATCCCAACAACAACATAAATTATTACTCAGTTGTAGCTCGCTATCGGCCGACAAGCAAATAATGgacttggctggaagaagtttgaATTGAGGAGGTGGCGGAGTTGCCAGCTAACTAGCTCGAGTACCTGCCACCCACCAATTTCAGTCCAcatacagcaacaacaacaaccaagtttGAATTGTGGCCACCGACTAGCACTGGACCACACTAGCTATAAGTTAGGATGCACCACCCAAGCAGTTTTTGCCAACAACGACACTTGCTTGGATTCCAATCAAGGTTTCTTGATGGTTTGTGTTAGGATATATAGCATACCGCAGCTAGCTCAATCCATGGCGAAATTCTGGCAGCTGCTGCTCTTCTTGGCAATCCTCTTGCCGGCGGCGAGCCCCGCGTCATGCCACCCTGATGACCTCCGCGCCCTGCGGGACTTCGCCGGCAACCTCAGAGGCGGGGgcgtcctcctccacgccgccttGTCCGGCGCCTCGTGCTGCGGCTGGGAAGGTGTGGGTTGCGACGGCGCAAGCAGCCGCGTCACGAGCTTCCAGATATTGCTCAAAGGGCTCACCGCCGCTGGCCGTTCACTGGGTAAGGCGTTCACTCACATGCCATTACATGTGAAGCCTAGCCAAGGAACACTCGACGAAGACCACAATACAATAACTGGGATCAACAATACTGTCAGATCCGGGAGCAACAATGTTGTTTCTGGGAACGATAACACTGTCATATCCGGGAACAACAACGTCGTGTCCGGGAGCCACAACACCGTCGTATTTGGGGGTGACAACTTCATAAGTGGAAGCTACCATGTCGTATCTGGGAATCACCATGTCGTGACTGACAACAAGAATGCCGTATCCGGGGACCACAATACTGTATCTGGAACCCAAAATACCGTATCCGGGAACCACCAGATCGTATCTGGAAGCCACAGTACCGTATCCGGGAACCACAATACGGTATCTGGGAGAAACAATTCCGTATATGGGAACAACAATATTGTATCTGGGAGCAACCATGTTGTATATGGGAACAACAAAGTCGTGACAGGAGGTTAATAATTTGTCACTAGATTGTTTTAATGCATCTTCTCGGTTCAGTGTAGCTCACATGTGAGCATCATTTTCGTAGTACTTTTAATAAAACTTCCCTACAGATATCTTGCATATATACATGCTGACCTGAATACCAATGGGGGATTGCAGCTGCTGTAGACCAAGCGTGTTTGCTTATCTACAAATTTTCATTGTGGATGTCTAAATGTGGTGATTatttcgtgtctgctattctctgCGATGTGTGATGCTTTATTATCCCGATTGAGCTGTGATTCACATGGTGGATTATAACTTATTAATTGTTGTAGGTTTTCGttcggttttctcctaaaaactaaacaacttcttaattaatagatgaggcaaagcttttgcctccgtttcaagaaaacaaaaatttaaTGTCAGCTAGCTATACACTTCTCCTGTGCAAGTGTCAATGTTACATGCACCAATGTCGAATTCCTGGATGAAGGAGATGGTACAAACAAATATGTACCATACATCTGACTTGATCTAATGGACGTGTTCAGCCCACTATGGTGGTGCATCGCTGTAATAGGGAAAGGATAAATACTCCCGTAAAGTCCTCAGGTGAGGCGACGAAGGAGAGAACACTGAAACGGAATTCTGAAATCCCtagcctcccgtgcttctggagaaaattacaaaaaaccACCACATATCAGGCAGATGTTTCAAAAAGCCACCACTATTCGAAAATGTTTTAAAAAACCACCACTCTAGCGCTAACAAGTAACAAAAAGCACTGATCCTTGTCTAAAGCTGGTCTAATGACGAAACTGACATCTAGGCCCCACTGTCAGGCTGACGTGGCAGTCAAAAAGGGTCAACGGAGGCCATCGATGAAGGGTTGCAAAATTTTGGGTTTTTTTGTAAGTTATCGTGGGGCCCACTATCAGTTTCTTCTCCCTCCAGACTCCTTGTCTATCCACGGGAGCTAGGCACCGTCGGCGACGCTGGCAAGTCCGCACAGATAGGAGTCCGGGCAGGGCCGTCACCGGCGAAGTTGGCAAGGGGGCGGGCGCGGCCGGGCTCAAGCGGGGCGGCCGTGACCGGCTGCGGCGAGCTCCGGCTTGGGCAGGGGCGGGCGCGTCGCGGCGAGCTCCGGCTCCGGCAAGGGGCGGGCGCGGTGTTGAGGGCGGCGGCGTGGAGGCGATAGGGCGTCAGGGGAGGCCGGGGATCTGCAGCACGAGCGCCGCTGTCGATCTGCAGCACGAGCGTCGCCGTCGTCCGCCGAGCTCCAACCCGTCCCAGCTCGGCTATGCATGCGCCCTTGACCTACCTAGTCGTGACCTTCATCCCGGCCCCAAGTGGCCTCTCTCTTCTCCTCTGTTGGTCGAGAACGTGAACGGCATTCGGAGCGCGCCGCCGTCGGCATCATGCTCCTACCCGTATTTGTAGACCACGCGGAGACCAGCTACTATGTCATTTTACTCCTCCACGACACAAAGGTCGTTCCTGCTGAAGGAATCGGCACGGGATACTGTCTACCGCCGTCGCCGTGTTCGTCTTCCTCCGCTCCGGTAGGTCGCAATTGCGTCGCCGTCCTCACCATTCTCCACCGTACACAGTTCGCGCGGGCGCCAGGCCATCTCCGGGTCGGGCCGAAGCCGTCGGGGCCGGTTCCAGTGATGCCTATGGCCAGCCGACGGCGGAGATGCGCGCAGACCATGCGGCGCAAGGCCTCGCCGCGACGACGGCGGCTTGGCGGTAAGGGCGCAGGCAGGCCCGTCCTCCTCTCCGACACCTGCAGGCGGGCTCGGGGGCATGGGTGCGAGCTCCGGCCAGGCGGCACGGGCGAGGTCCCGCCAGGGCGCGACGGCCAGGGCTGGCAAGGGCCCGCGCGGGGCGAGCGCGGGTGAGCGCCAGCCATGGCGGGGTGAGCACGGGCGAGCGCTGGCGGGGCGGGCGCGGGGCCAGCGCGGGCGAGCGCCGGCCATGGCGGGACGGGCGAGGTCCGGCCGAGCTCCGACCAGAGCGGCGCGGGGCGATGTTCGGGCAGGGCGTGGTCCGTTCGAGCGCCGGCTAGAGCAGAGCGGGGCGAGGTTTGGCCAGGGGCTGGCGGGACGAGCTCCATCGCCGACCAGGACGGCGCGGCCGAGCACCAGCCAGAGCGGTGCGGGCTGGCCTCTAACCGACGTGCACAGAGCATCGGGCCTCCAGGCAAATTGGTCAACGCACGATGAGGATGTGGTGGAAAATAAtaaggaaaaggaaaaaaaagataaTTTACAAATAAGTCCAGAACTATAACCAATATATGGTGCTTCTCCCTTCAGCATTAATCAGTTGCCACGTCAGCCTgacagtgggacccacatgtcagtttGGCGATTAAACCAGCATCAGAGTGGAATCAGTGCTATCTGTTACGTATTACCTCTAGAGTGGtggttttttaaaaaaaaaatcgtaAAGTGGTGGTTTTTTGAAACTACTGCCTGAAATGTAGTggttttttgtaattttctcGTGCTTCTGTCAACTCCCAAATCCTCTAATTCCCTCTTCAATCCCCTTTCACCTTGTATCAGCCGAGTGTGTTCATAACACATACAACGGGTCCATGTAGACTCCAGGCCCATTGACATGCTGCACAGCTGCATATACTAAACAGAAGCTCAAGTTCCATTTTATTTTTACATCATCCTGCAACACCCAAGGGAGATATTGCCAACACAACCCCCGCCTCAGGGAGCCAGGTTAATATTATTTGGTCAGTAACGCCATGTCAGGTTTTATACAACAAAAATTACAGACATTCCATCACACAGGCTTAACAGTTCATGCCCCATAATACATCACTTGAAAATCCGTCCTGCTTttggtcacctttacatcatggttCGTTCAGTGGACCTGTGCCTAGGCTAAAACTAACACAAGGATCCTGGAGCAAAAGCCCCAGAGAA
Coding sequences within it:
- the LOC127325793 gene encoding pre-mRNA cleavage factor Im 25 kDa subunit 2 — protein: MVSASSSSSVVNVYPLANYTFGTKEPKMEKDTSVADRLARMKVNYMKEGMRTSVEAILLVQEHNHPHILLLQIGNTFCKLPGGRLKPGENEIEGLKRKLSSKLAVNSPTFPPNWQVGECVAVWWRPNFETVMYPYCPPHIAKPKECKKLFIVHLTEKEYFAVPRNLKLLAVPLFELYDNVQRYGPVISTIPQQLSKFQFNMVSS
- the LOC127325811 gene encoding uncharacterized protein; amino-acid sequence: MVCVRIYSIPQLAQSMAKFWQLLLFLAILLPAASPASCHPDDLRALRDFAGNLRGGGVLLHAALSGASCCGWEGVGCDGASSRVTSFQILLKGLTAAGRSLGKAFTHMPLHVKPSQGTLDEDHNTITGINNTVRSGSNNVVSGNDNTVISGNNNVVSGSHNTVVFGGDNFISGSYHVVSGNHHVVTDNKNAVSGDHNTVSGTQNTVSGNHQIVSGSHSTVSGNHNTVSGRNNSVYGNNNIVSGSNHVVYGNNKVVTGG